The genomic interval GCGCGTCCATCAAGGACCGCATGGCGCTGTACATCATCGAGAAGGCCGAGAAGGAGGGGAAGCTCAAGCCCGGCGGCACCATCGTCGAGAACACGTCCGGCAACACAGGCATGGGCGTGGCGCTGGCGGCGGCGGTGAAGGGCTACAAGTGCATCTTCACGATGCCGGACAAGATGTCGCTGGAGAAGATCAACCGCCTGAAGGCGCTGGGTGCCCAGGTGGTGGTGACGCCCACCAACGTCCCGGCCGAGGACCCTCGCAGCTATTACGAGACGGCCAAGCGCCTGCACCGCGAGACGCCGGGCGCGTTCATGCTCAACCAGTACCACAACCCGGACAACATCCAGGCGCACTACTCCCTGACGGGCCCTGAGATTCACGAGCAGACGAACGGCAAGATTGACTACTTCGTCTCCGGCCTGGGCACGGGCGGGACGATGAGCGGCGCGGGCAAGTTCCTCAAGGAGAAGATTCCGGGCCTGAAGAACGTGGGCGTGGACCCCGTGGGCTCCATCTACGAGGGCTACTTCAAGACGGGCAAGATGACCGAGCCGCACGTCTACAAGGTCGAAGGTATCGGCGAGGACATGCTGTGCGGCGCCATGGACTTCAAGGTCGTGGACGACGTGCGCCAGGTGGATGACCGCCAGTGCTTCATCGCGGCGCGGCGGCTGGCGCGAGAGGAGGGCATCTTCGCGGGTGGCTCCTCCGGCGCGGCGGTACACGTGGCGGTGCAGCTGGCGAAGGA from Myxococcus stipitatus carries:
- a CDS encoding pyridoxal-phosphate dependent enzyme, which codes for MDIHDNILTAIGNTPLVKLNKLVGPNDATVLVKCEFMNPGASIKDRMALYIIEKAEKEGKLKPGGTIVENTSGNTGMGVALAAAVKGYKCIFTMPDKMSLEKINRLKALGAQVVVTPTNVPAEDPRSYYETAKRLHRETPGAFMLNQYHNPDNIQAHYSLTGPEIHEQTNGKIDYFVSGLGTGGTMSGAGKFLKEKIPGLKNVGVDPVGSIYEGYFKTGKMTEPHVYKVEGIGEDMLCGAMDFKVVDDVRQVDDRQCFIAARRLAREEGIFAGGSSGAAVHVAVQLAKEVGKGKTIVVVLPDSGSSYISKFHSDEWMRDNGFMEDKGTGTVRDIIGAKQRDVKTARKGDRVDQVVETMRGHGISQMPVVSEDGRAVGMVHEYDLLNALVAGKVKFADAIDSIVAPLQGALSMDTSIARLREIFAMDNVAVVKEGEKVVAIVTKIDLIDFLHRTAA